A single region of the Bacteroidota bacterium genome encodes:
- a CDS encoding TetR/AcrR family transcriptional regulator, protein MKNEILKHAVTLFNEQGINKTSFRDIAESLQISDGHVRYYFKTKEILLMSIFDQLDHEIIEAAKIPAQLEQDIYALLMLNIEQIFQLAVKYRFLFVESPKTIGQYPNLLKSYRNLMGRRKEMIYGAFKAFDEMHLFHSGFDLQAREYAFYTIFIVSDGWMRTFLLTNTKEPDKKAIKFHSNLIMQILKPYLKI, encoded by the coding sequence TTGAAAAATGAGATTCTAAAACATGCTGTTACCTTGTTTAATGAGCAGGGTATCAATAAAACCAGCTTTCGAGATATTGCGGAAAGTTTGCAGATAAGCGACGGGCATGTTCGATATTATTTTAAAACAAAAGAAATTTTATTGATGTCCATATTTGACCAATTGGACCATGAAATAATTGAGGCTGCTAAAATCCCGGCGCAACTTGAACAGGATATATATGCTTTGCTGATGCTTAATATTGAACAAATATTTCAGTTAGCAGTAAAGTATCGATTTTTATTTGTGGAATCGCCAAAAACGATTGGTCAGTACCCCAACCTGCTAAAATCATATAGGAACTTAATGGGACGAAGAAAGGAAATGATTTATGGTGCATTTAAAGCATTTGATGAAATGCACTTATTTCATTCCGGTTTTGATTTACAGGCCCGGGAATATGCATTCTATACCATTTTCATAGTTTCTGACGGATGGATGAGAACTTTTTTGCTCACTAATACAAAAGAACCCGATAAAAAGGCAATCAAATTTCATAGTAATTTAATTATGCAAATTTTAAAGCCATACTTAAAAATTTAA